A stretch of Drosophila gunungcola strain Sukarami chromosome 3L unlocalized genomic scaffold, Dgunungcola_SK_2 000002F, whole genome shotgun sequence DNA encodes these proteins:
- the LOC128257773 gene encoding uncharacterized protein LOC128257773 encodes MFYYCCCRQQFVVILVCLLYILLVLAFFVNVFIADRNMHANLMMRNGRHGVHGGGVGVGVPPPAGMHPGHHNPYDMHGYNHYSNYHPQVDPKQQQDMAKKTPQQQAEQDIYYYFNHVFRRRRR; translated from the coding sequence ATGTTCTACTACTGCTGCTGTCGCCAGCAGTTTGTGGTGATCCTCGTCTGCCTGCTCTACATCCTGCTCGTGCTCGCCTTCTTCGTCAATGTCTTCATCGCGGATCGCAACATGCACGCGAATCTGATGATGAGGAACGGCCGGCACGGTGTCCATGGCGGAGGTGTTGGAGTCGGAGTCCCTCCGCCGGCAGGCATGCATCCGGGTCACCACAATCCGTACGACATGCATGGCTATAACCACTACAGCAACTACCATCCGCAAGTGGATcccaagcagcagcaggacaTGGCCAAGAAGACGCCACAGCAGCAGGCCGAGCAGGACATTTACTACTATTTCAATCACGTATTCAGGAGGCGACGGCGATGA
- the LOC128257746 gene encoding LIM and SH3 domain protein Lasp isoform X2: MNKTCARCQKVVYPIEELKCLDKTWHKTCFKCTECGMTLNMKTYKGYNKMPYCEAHIPKAKATAIADTPELKRIAENTKIQSNVKYHADFEKAKGKFTQVADDPETLRIKQNTKHISNVAYHGDLEKKAAMEKQRGSAEVSDSSTSPIPPAVTTLHQQHQQQQQQLQQQQYQQHQQQLQQQQQQQQHQHQHYLQQQQQTLPPPPIQHQQYNTAAITPTYQQLQQQHHQQQQQQQQQQQRAQQQLHDPYAHYQQPQALRQQQQQQLLQQQAIKQASHLYPTATSQQQQQMPPPQTPANPQQQALNSYNEMRSAILQNSHHPSGNSVDQYDQPQPQQHQPQQHISNPTLVAAPQQQHQQSHHSLLNNNPSNGGSSHSNHSNSNINNNGHGSQSQMLPPQMRRSAASVAYDGNSKQQVAAGAPLAAGPGIAQNHLQQLYASPNYAAVTPSENSVNIKQHASNGHVPNQQQQQQHQQQQQQLVSGGSSNIGKIADYDPLTDGPRVVPNASRSSTTLVYSSEPRGGIQGGNSVYPKRIGSVTDIDPANGIYGSLSTAEQAHQQQKHQQYYQQVQMMQQQEHPSQQQQQQIRQQPSYSSLQDKQSRQSTALRVYRAIYDYEAQDVDEVSFREGDVIFEVESIDSGWMTGRVERTGKTGMLPANYVEQAVI; this comes from the exons ACACATACCGAAGGCCAAGGCAACGGCCATTGCCGATACGCCCGAGCTGAAGCGCATCGCCGAGAACACGAAAATCCAGTCGAACGTTAAATACCACGCGGACTTTGAGAAGGCCAAAGGCAAATTTACACAG GTGGCCGATGACCCGGAAACGCTGCGGATCAAACAGAACACGAAGCACATATCGAATGTGGCATATCACGGCGATCTGGAGAAGAAGGCGGCCATGGAGAAGCAACGAGGATCCGCCGAGGTGTCCGACAGCAGCA CATCACCAATACCGCCCGCAGTGACAACACTacaccagcaacatcagcaacagcaacaacagcttcaacagcagcaataccagcaacatcagcagcaactgcaacagcagcagcaacagcaacaacatcaacaccAACACTatctgcaacagcagcaacagactTTGCCACCACCACCCATACAGCATCAGCAATACAACACAGCGGCCATTACGCCCACATACCAACAACTccaacagcaacaccaccagcaacaacaacaacaacaacagcagcaacagcgagctCAGCAGCAACTGCACGATCCCTATGCACACTACCAACAACCGCAGGCACTgcgccagcagcaacagcagcagctgctgcaacAGCAAGCCATTAAACAAGCCTCACATCTGTATCCCACAGCAACatcccagcagcaacagcagatgCCGCCGCCTCAGACGCCGGCGAACCCGCAGCAGCAGGCGCTCAACAGCTACAATGAGATGCGCTCGGCCATACTCCAGAATTCCCATCATCCCAGCGGCAATTCCGTGGATCAGTACGACCAGCCACAGCCGCAGCAACATCAACCGCAGCAGCACATCAGCAACCCCACGCTGGTGGCTGccccacagcagcagcatcagcaatcGCACCACAGCCTGCTGAACAACAATCCGAGCAACGGCGGCAGTTCGCATAGCAatcacagcaacagcaacatcaacaacaacggTCACGGCTCCCAGAGCCAAATGTTGCCGCCACAAATGAGGCGTTCGGCGGCCAGTGTGGCCTACGATGGCAACAGCAAGCAACAAGTGGCAGCAGGAGCACCACTAGCAGCCGGACCGGGAATTGCCCAGAATCACCTGCAGCAGCTGTACGCCTCGCCCAATTATGCCGCGGTGACACCTTCGGAAAATTCGGTAAACATTAAACAGCACGCCAGCAATGGCCATGTGCcaaaccagcagcagcagcagcagcaccaacagcagcaacagcaacttgtgtccggcggcagcagcaatatCGGGAAGATAGCGGACTACGATCCGCTGACGGATGGTCCAAGGGTGGTGCCCAATGCCAGCAGGTCCAGCACCACTTTGGTCTACAGCTCTGAGCCACGGGGCGGCATTCAAGGTG GCAACAGCGTGTACCCGAAGCGAATTGGATCCGTTACCGACATCGACCCGGCCAACGGCATCTATGGATCGCTGAGCACCGCCGAGCAAGCTCACCAGCAGCAAAAGCACCAGCAGTACTACCAACAGGTGCAGATGATGCAGCAGCAAGAACACccgtcgcagcagcagcagcagcagatccgCCAGCAGCCATCCTACTCCTCCCTGCAGGATAAACAGTCGCGCCAGAGCACTGCATTG CGCGTCTATCGGGCCATCTACGACTACGAGGCGCAGGACGTCGACGAGGTCAGCTTCCGCGAGGGCGACGTCATCTTCGAGGTGGAGTCCATTGATTCCGGCTGGATGACCGGTCGGGTGGAGCGTACCGGCAAGACCGGCATGCTGCCCGCCAACTATGTGGAACAGGCGGTTATATAA
- the LOC128257746 gene encoding LIM and SH3 domain protein Lasp isoform X1: MNKTCARCQKVVYPIEELKCLDKTWHKTCFKCTECGMTLNMKTYKGYNKMPYCEAHIPKAKATAIADTPELKRIAENTKIQSNVKYHADFEKAKGKFTQVADDPETLRIKQNTKHISNVAYHGDLEKKAAMEKQRGSAEVSDSSNESEYFSEQLAAEQFSQYAPTASPIPPAVTTLHQQHQQQQQQLQQQQYQQHQQQLQQQQQQQQHQHQHYLQQQQQTLPPPPIQHQQYNTAAITPTYQQLQQQHHQQQQQQQQQQQRAQQQLHDPYAHYQQPQALRQQQQQQLLQQQAIKQASHLYPTATSQQQQQMPPPQTPANPQQQALNSYNEMRSAILQNSHHPSGNSVDQYDQPQPQQHQPQQHISNPTLVAAPQQQHQQSHHSLLNNNPSNGGSSHSNHSNSNINNNGHGSQSQMLPPQMRRSAASVAYDGNSKQQVAAGAPLAAGPGIAQNHLQQLYASPNYAAVTPSENSVNIKQHASNGHVPNQQQQQQHQQQQQQLVSGGSSNIGKIADYDPLTDGPRVVPNASRSSTTLVYSSEPRGGIQGGNSVYPKRIGSVTDIDPANGIYGSLSTAEQAHQQQKHQQYYQQVQMMQQQEHPSQQQQQQIRQQPSYSSLQDKQSRQSTALRVYRAIYDYEAQDVDEVSFREGDVIFEVESIDSGWMTGRVERTGKTGMLPANYVEQAVI; this comes from the exons ACACATACCGAAGGCCAAGGCAACGGCCATTGCCGATACGCCCGAGCTGAAGCGCATCGCCGAGAACACGAAAATCCAGTCGAACGTTAAATACCACGCGGACTTTGAGAAGGCCAAAGGCAAATTTACACAG GTGGCCGATGACCCGGAAACGCTGCGGATCAAACAGAACACGAAGCACATATCGAATGTGGCATATCACGGCGATCTGGAGAAGAAGGCGGCCATGGAGAAGCAACGAGGATCCGCCGAGGTGTCCGACAGCAGCA ATGAATCGGAATATTTCTCTGAGCAATTGGCAGCTGAACAATTCTCGCAATATGCACCCACAGCATCACCAATACCGCCCGCAGTGACAACACTacaccagcaacatcagcaacagcaacaacagcttcaacagcagcaataccagcaacatcagcagcaactgcaacagcagcagcaacagcaacaacatcaacaccAACACTatctgcaacagcagcaacagactTTGCCACCACCACCCATACAGCATCAGCAATACAACACAGCGGCCATTACGCCCACATACCAACAACTccaacagcaacaccaccagcaacaacaacaacaacaacagcagcaacagcgagctCAGCAGCAACTGCACGATCCCTATGCACACTACCAACAACCGCAGGCACTgcgccagcagcaacagcagcagctgctgcaacAGCAAGCCATTAAACAAGCCTCACATCTGTATCCCACAGCAACatcccagcagcaacagcagatgCCGCCGCCTCAGACGCCGGCGAACCCGCAGCAGCAGGCGCTCAACAGCTACAATGAGATGCGCTCGGCCATACTCCAGAATTCCCATCATCCCAGCGGCAATTCCGTGGATCAGTACGACCAGCCACAGCCGCAGCAACATCAACCGCAGCAGCACATCAGCAACCCCACGCTGGTGGCTGccccacagcagcagcatcagcaatcGCACCACAGCCTGCTGAACAACAATCCGAGCAACGGCGGCAGTTCGCATAGCAatcacagcaacagcaacatcaacaacaacggTCACGGCTCCCAGAGCCAAATGTTGCCGCCACAAATGAGGCGTTCGGCGGCCAGTGTGGCCTACGATGGCAACAGCAAGCAACAAGTGGCAGCAGGAGCACCACTAGCAGCCGGACCGGGAATTGCCCAGAATCACCTGCAGCAGCTGTACGCCTCGCCCAATTATGCCGCGGTGACACCTTCGGAAAATTCGGTAAACATTAAACAGCACGCCAGCAATGGCCATGTGCcaaaccagcagcagcagcagcagcaccaacagcagcaacagcaacttgtgtccggcggcagcagcaatatCGGGAAGATAGCGGACTACGATCCGCTGACGGATGGTCCAAGGGTGGTGCCCAATGCCAGCAGGTCCAGCACCACTTTGGTCTACAGCTCTGAGCCACGGGGCGGCATTCAAGGTG GCAACAGCGTGTACCCGAAGCGAATTGGATCCGTTACCGACATCGACCCGGCCAACGGCATCTATGGATCGCTGAGCACCGCCGAGCAAGCTCACCAGCAGCAAAAGCACCAGCAGTACTACCAACAGGTGCAGATGATGCAGCAGCAAGAACACccgtcgcagcagcagcagcagcagatccgCCAGCAGCCATCCTACTCCTCCCTGCAGGATAAACAGTCGCGCCAGAGCACTGCATTG CGCGTCTATCGGGCCATCTACGACTACGAGGCGCAGGACGTCGACGAGGTCAGCTTCCGCGAGGGCGACGTCATCTTCGAGGTGGAGTCCATTGATTCCGGCTGGATGACCGGTCGGGTGGAGCGTACCGGCAAGACCGGCATGCTGCCCGCCAACTATGTGGAACAGGCGGTTATATAA